The Actinomadura sp. WMMB 499 genome includes a window with the following:
- a CDS encoding PHB depolymerase family esterase: protein MRLPARLIRFLAVLFLLLPLGAVATAAPAPAAAGTYRQVTGFGSNPGNLQMFEYVPAGLPSGAPLVVALHGCTQSADAYHAHSGWAELADRWGFAVVYPQTTTANNIQRCFQWFEPADYGRGRGEAASIVQMVSDAEGRLGSDGARVFVTGLSAGGGMTANLLAAYPDVFAGGSIGAGLPAACASSLLQATSCQMNDQGLTPEQWGDRARGLHPGYAGPWPRVAIWQGTADYTVRPVNADELRDQWTDVHGVPRTPSSTHDLPGGTTRSVYGGAVEVYSIAGMGHGLPVDPGSGAEQCGTAGAYFLDTICSSHHTAVFWGLDGDTEPPGTLPAPGGLHVTGTSDAGVSLAWDTVDGAASYVVRRDGANAGTSASGSFTDTGLAPGTSYAYTVAAVDAEGRPGPASAPVTATTTGAQPRCFTATNYAHVAAGRARTSGGYVYANGSNENMGLYNVFVTRTLKETSPGYFVIAGSGC from the coding sequence ATGCGCCTCCCCGCCCGACTGATCAGGTTCCTCGCCGTCCTGTTCCTCCTCCTCCCCCTGGGCGCCGTCGCCACCGCGGCGCCCGCGCCGGCGGCCGCCGGTACCTACCGGCAGGTGACCGGGTTCGGCTCCAACCCCGGCAACCTGCAGATGTTCGAGTACGTCCCGGCCGGGCTGCCGTCCGGGGCGCCGCTGGTCGTGGCGCTGCACGGCTGCACGCAGAGCGCGGACGCCTACCACGCGCACTCGGGGTGGGCGGAACTCGCCGACCGCTGGGGATTCGCGGTCGTCTACCCGCAGACGACGACGGCCAACAACATCCAGCGGTGCTTCCAGTGGTTCGAGCCCGCCGACTACGGGCGCGGACGGGGCGAGGCCGCGTCGATCGTCCAGATGGTGTCGGACGCCGAAGGGCGGCTCGGCTCCGACGGCGCGCGGGTGTTCGTCACCGGGCTGTCGGCCGGGGGCGGGATGACCGCGAACCTGCTGGCCGCGTACCCGGACGTCTTCGCCGGGGGCTCGATCGGGGCCGGGCTGCCCGCGGCGTGCGCGTCGAGCCTGCTGCAGGCGACGAGCTGCCAGATGAACGACCAGGGCCTCACGCCCGAGCAGTGGGGCGACCGGGCGCGGGGGCTGCACCCGGGCTACGCGGGGCCGTGGCCTCGGGTGGCGATCTGGCAGGGGACGGCCGACTACACCGTCCGTCCGGTGAACGCCGACGAGTTGCGCGACCAGTGGACGGACGTGCACGGCGTGCCGCGGACGCCGTCGAGCACGCACGATCTGCCGGGCGGCACCACGCGGAGCGTCTACGGCGGCGCGGTCGAGGTGTACTCGATCGCGGGGATGGGGCACGGCCTGCCGGTCGATCCGGGATCGGGCGCCGAGCAGTGCGGCACGGCCGGCGCGTACTTCCTCGACACGATCTGCTCCAGCCACCACACCGCCGTGTTCTGGGGCCTCGACGGCGACACCGAACCGCCGGGGACGCTCCCGGCCCCCGGTGGCCTGCACGTGACCGGGACGTCCGACGCCGGCGTGTCGCTCGCGTGGGACACCGTCGACGGGGCCGCGTCGTACGTCGTCCGGCGGGACGGCGCGAACGCCGGGACGTCCGCGTCGGGTTCGTTCACGGACACGGGGCTCGCGCCCGGGACGTCCTACGCGTACACGGTCGCGGCGGTCGACGCCGAGGGACGTCCGGGGCCCGCGTCGGCGCCGGTGACCGCGACGACCACCGGCGCGCAGCCGAGGTGCTTCACCGCGACGAACTACGCGCACGTGGCGGCGGGCCGGGCGCGCACCAGCGGCGGCTACGTGTACGCCAACGGCTCGAACGAGAACATGGGCCTGTACAACGTGTTCGTCACCCGCACGCTGAAGGAGACGTCCCCCGGCTACTTCGTCATCGCCGGATCGGGCTGCTGA
- a CDS encoding nitroreductase family protein, translating to MTTLPLSPDELLTTTRAVRKRLDLDRPVPMELIRECLEIAVQAPTGSNAQGWHWIVVTDPGKRRAIGEVYHRSYSAYATSRASAGELYQDDPDRAEVQRRVSDSATYLAERMADVPVLVIPCLHVPGGELPGGNQAGFWGSLLPAVWNYALAARARGLGTAWTSLHLVYESEVADILGIPGNIRQGALIPTAYYTGDTFKPAPRAPLDTVLHHDTW from the coding sequence ATGACGACTCTGCCGCTGAGCCCCGACGAGCTGCTGACCACCACCCGGGCCGTCCGCAAGCGCCTCGACCTCGACCGTCCCGTCCCGATGGAACTGATCCGCGAATGCCTGGAGATCGCCGTCCAGGCGCCGACCGGCAGCAACGCGCAGGGCTGGCACTGGATCGTCGTCACCGACCCCGGCAAGCGCCGCGCCATCGGCGAGGTGTACCACCGCTCCTACTCCGCGTACGCGACGTCCCGCGCCTCGGCCGGCGAGCTCTACCAGGACGACCCCGACCGCGCCGAGGTGCAGCGCCGCGTCAGCGACAGCGCCACCTACCTCGCCGAGCGCATGGCGGACGTCCCCGTGCTCGTCATCCCCTGCCTGCACGTCCCCGGCGGCGAGCTGCCCGGCGGCAACCAGGCCGGGTTCTGGGGCTCGCTCCTGCCCGCCGTGTGGAACTACGCCCTCGCCGCCCGCGCCCGCGGCCTCGGCACCGCCTGGACGTCCCTGCACCTCGTCTACGAGAGCGAGGTCGCCGACATCCTCGGCATCCCCGGCAACATCCGCCAGGGCGCCCTGATCCCCACGGCGTACTACACCGGCGACACCTTCAAGCCCGCCCCGCGCGCTCCCCTCGACACCGTCCTCCACCACGACACCTGGTGA
- a CDS encoding acyl-CoA dehydrogenase family protein: MGSYLIEPVDRLPFGDEEKARRYATERYRGAVGRNWYESDPTLRFLMRRHLGDGFGWAEPRLRELGALMGGPVARSAEETDRNPPRLEKYDRWGRDVSEVVMPPSFEAARREIVATSFTRPEFVREAKAAGANPVALGVAWSYLLDQADIGMACALGTGGDMVARLAEAFAPDDVKERVRELFAAGAFSGEAAQLLTERSGGSDLGALETTAVRDGDGDGDAWRLDGFKWFASNANGSAFVVLAKPEGAADGVRGIAPFLVLRERRDGTRNGVRIRRLKDKLGTRSVASAEIEFTGAEAFLLAPGSSAGAGGDGKGLARMMELTNGARLGIATMGLGCARRSLVEALCYARAREAFGAPLAEQPLMRRKLAELVVETEAAQALVFDGYLTPLRIGAPLVKLRAARLGVTAASDAIEAHGGNGYIEQWPVARILRDAQVNPIWEGGDNILCLDVRRGIERQDAHEPFLDRVAEAAARAPSGDDATAALVRRRVGDLREAIDVWRGLDKSVAEARLYPLAQYMADVYAAALLLEQAGWERADAGTDRKALVARLYANAHLADRDPLRGIGGPAEDLERFDDLVGGAFTDA, from the coding sequence ATGGGCAGCTACCTGATCGAGCCGGTGGACCGGCTCCCCTTCGGTGACGAGGAGAAGGCCCGCCGGTACGCGACCGAGCGGTACCGGGGCGCGGTGGGCCGCAACTGGTACGAGTCCGATCCGACGCTGCGGTTCCTGATGCGCCGCCACCTCGGGGACGGCTTCGGCTGGGCCGAGCCGCGGCTGCGGGAGCTCGGCGCGCTGATGGGCGGCCCGGTGGCGCGGTCCGCCGAGGAGACCGACCGGAACCCGCCCCGGCTGGAGAAGTACGACCGGTGGGGACGGGACGTCAGCGAGGTCGTGATGCCGCCGTCGTTCGAGGCGGCGCGGCGGGAGATCGTGGCGACGTCGTTCACGCGGCCCGAGTTCGTCCGGGAGGCGAAGGCGGCGGGGGCGAACCCGGTGGCGCTCGGCGTCGCGTGGAGCTACCTGCTCGACCAGGCCGACATCGGGATGGCGTGCGCGCTCGGCACGGGCGGCGACATGGTCGCCCGGCTCGCGGAGGCGTTCGCGCCGGACGACGTGAAGGAGCGGGTCCGGGAGCTGTTCGCCGCCGGGGCGTTCTCCGGCGAGGCGGCGCAGCTGCTCACGGAACGGTCGGGCGGGTCGGACCTCGGCGCGCTGGAGACGACGGCCGTCCGGGACGGCGACGGCGACGGCGACGCGTGGCGGCTCGACGGGTTCAAGTGGTTCGCGTCGAACGCGAACGGGTCGGCGTTCGTGGTGCTCGCGAAGCCGGAGGGAGCGGCGGACGGGGTGCGGGGGATCGCGCCGTTCCTCGTGCTGCGGGAACGGCGGGACGGGACGCGCAACGGTGTGCGGATCCGGCGGCTCAAGGACAAGCTGGGCACCCGGTCGGTGGCGAGCGCGGAGATCGAGTTCACCGGCGCGGAGGCGTTCCTGCTGGCCCCCGGATCGAGTGCGGGCGCGGGCGGCGACGGCAAGGGGCTCGCCCGGATGATGGAGCTGACGAACGGGGCCCGGCTCGGCATCGCGACGATGGGGCTCGGCTGCGCGCGGCGCTCGCTCGTCGAGGCGCTCTGCTACGCGCGGGCGCGGGAGGCGTTCGGCGCGCCGCTGGCGGAGCAGCCGCTGATGCGGCGCAAACTCGCGGAGCTGGTCGTGGAGACCGAGGCCGCGCAGGCGCTCGTGTTCGACGGGTACCTGACGCCGCTGCGGATCGGCGCGCCGCTGGTCAAGCTGCGGGCGGCGCGGCTGGGCGTGACGGCGGCGAGCGACGCGATCGAGGCGCACGGCGGGAACGGGTACATCGAGCAGTGGCCGGTGGCGCGGATCCTGCGGGACGCGCAGGTCAACCCGATCTGGGAGGGCGGCGACAACATCCTGTGCCTGGACGTGCGGCGCGGGATCGAGCGGCAGGACGCGCACGAGCCGTTCCTCGACCGGGTGGCGGAGGCCGCCGCGCGGGCGCCGTCCGGGGACGACGCCACGGCGGCGCTCGTCCGGCGGCGCGTCGGGGATCTCCGGGAGGCCATCGACGTGTGGCGCGGCCTCGACAAGAGCGTGGCCGAGGCGCGGCTCTACCCGCTGGCCCAGTACATGGCGGACGTGTACGCGGCCGCGCTGCTGCTGGAGCAGGCCGGGTGGGAACGGGCGGACGCGGGCACGGACCGCAAGGCGCTCGTCGCCCGCCTGTACGCGAACGCGCACCTGGCCGACCGGGACCCGTTGCGCGGCATCGGCGGTCCGGCGGAGGATCTGGAGCGGTTCGACGACCTCGTCGGCGGAGCCTTCACGGACGCCTGA
- a CDS encoding helix-turn-helix transcriptional regulator produces MSPNRRPLLRLSHRERVPRHEHPHHQVAYPSHGVLEVSTDAGTWIVPPHRAVWLPAGVAHAHRAHGPTQLRTVNFEVGVPGFAGPAVLAVSPLLREVVVALTGRDDLDARRRADLHRVALDELREVRQLPLHLPTPADDRLRAVADALTADPADGRTLAEFGRAAGASERTLSRLFREEMAMTFPQWRAQVRLHRALVLLASGRPVTAVAAECGYAGPSAFVHAFRRAFGTTPARFRTGADAR; encoded by the coding sequence ATGTCGCCGAACCGCCGACCTCTGCTGCGGCTCTCGCACCGCGAGCGCGTCCCGCGCCACGAGCACCCGCACCACCAGGTCGCCTACCCGAGCCACGGCGTGCTCGAGGTGTCGACGGACGCGGGCACCTGGATCGTCCCGCCGCACCGCGCCGTGTGGCTGCCCGCCGGAGTCGCGCACGCCCACCGCGCCCACGGGCCGACCCAGCTCCGCACCGTGAACTTCGAGGTCGGCGTGCCGGGGTTCGCCGGACCGGCCGTCCTGGCGGTCTCCCCGCTCCTGCGCGAGGTCGTCGTCGCGCTGACCGGACGGGACGACCTGGACGCGCGCCGCCGCGCCGACCTGCACCGCGTGGCCCTCGACGAACTCCGCGAGGTGCGGCAACTGCCCCTGCACCTGCCGACCCCCGCCGACGACCGCCTGCGCGCCGTCGCGGACGCCCTGACCGCCGACCCCGCCGACGGCCGCACCCTCGCCGAGTTCGGCCGCGCCGCAGGGGCGTCCGAACGCACCCTGAGCAGGCTGTTCCGGGAGGAGATGGCGATGACGTTCCCGCAGTGGCGGGCGCAGGTCCGGCTGCACCGGGCGCTGGTCCTGCTGGCGTCCGGCCGTCCGGTGACCGCCGTGGCCGCCGAATGCGGCTACGCGGGCCCGAGCGCGTTCGTCCACGCCTTCCGCCGGGCCTTCGGCACCACCCCGGCCCGCTTCAGGACCGGCGCGGACGCCCGGTGA
- a CDS encoding PaaX family transcriptional regulator C-terminal domain-containing protein codes for MEIRALTARSVVLSTLLGVHPPRLPVRHLVRVGALFGIADGAIRVALSRMVAAGDLVRTGDRYALTDRLLARQARQDEARTPRTRPWDGAWEIAVITTDRRPVAERTALRQAMSNVRLAELREGVWMRPANLLRARPDIAVRQCTFIEGRPEGDPADLAATLWDLDGWAAPARELQAAFAAADGIVDRFTIAAAGVRHLMDDPILPAALLPADWPGPALRAQYERFRTDFARLLSDEVLT; via the coding sequence ATGGAGATCCGGGCCCTCACCGCACGGTCGGTGGTCCTGAGCACCCTGCTGGGCGTCCATCCGCCCCGCCTGCCGGTCCGCCACCTCGTCCGCGTCGGCGCCCTGTTCGGCATCGCCGACGGGGCGATCCGCGTCGCGCTCTCGCGCATGGTCGCCGCCGGCGACCTCGTCCGCACCGGCGACCGCTACGCCCTCACCGACCGCCTCCTGGCCCGGCAGGCCCGCCAGGACGAGGCCCGCACCCCCCGCACCCGCCCCTGGGACGGCGCCTGGGAGATCGCCGTCATCACCACCGACCGCCGCCCCGTCGCCGAACGCACCGCCCTCCGGCAGGCCATGTCGAACGTCCGGCTCGCCGAACTCCGCGAAGGCGTCTGGATGCGGCCGGCGAACCTCCTGCGCGCCCGTCCGGACATCGCCGTCCGGCAGTGCACGTTCATCGAGGGCCGCCCCGAAGGCGACCCCGCCGACCTCGCCGCGACCCTCTGGGACCTGGACGGCTGGGCGGCGCCCGCCCGCGAACTGCAGGCCGCCTTCGCCGCCGCCGACGGCATCGTCGACCGCTTCACGATCGCCGCCGCCGGCGTCCGCCACCTCATGGACGACCCGATCCTGCCCGCCGCCCTGCTCCCCGCCGACTGGCCCGGCCCCGCCCTCCGCGCCCAGTACGAACGCTTCCGCACCGACTTCGCCCGCCTGCTCAGCGACGAGGTCCTCACCTGA
- a CDS encoding DUF1059 domain-containing protein, protein MRKVADCRDMPSESGCSLVISGEEDEVVRAAAEHAVSVHGHTDTPELRDEIRRGLKEEHLTAR, encoded by the coding sequence ATGCGGAAGGTAGCCGACTGCAGGGACATGCCGAGCGAGTCCGGCTGCAGCCTCGTGATCAGCGGCGAGGAGGACGAGGTCGTCCGCGCGGCCGCCGAGCACGCGGTCTCCGTGCACGGGCACACCGACACCCCCGAGCTCCGGGACGAGATCCGGCGCGGCCTCAAGGAGGAGCACCTGACCGCCCGGTAG
- a CDS encoding MFS transporter — translation MATITKSESPSVVRRMRTWAAVHAVDDLYQGLVPAAVPYFVLERGYSYAAAGGLTLAATLGSALPQPLIGLAVDRFRLPRLAAGGVLLAGAGFALAGPAGPYPLVIALLLLSGLGTAMFHPAAGKAARDAAGDSVTGMSVFAAGGTVGFFLAPVLAVPVLASWGLGGTVVFLPPAVLAAFVLVRNARRPERGRGAAAGGRDRWGPFATLTAITVVRSAVFSAVATFIGLYWIGHLDGSPALAGTALACFLGGGVAGTVAGGRLADRVGLVRTIQIGAALAVPMLAGLRLAPGPYAPLAFAVLAGLAVNVPFAVLVRLGQDYLPGRPGTAAGMTLGLGVSVGGLLTPLFGLAADAHGTPLVFTLLCLVPLAALTLGLLLPDNPEASM, via the coding sequence GTGGCAACGATCACGAAGAGCGAGTCGCCGTCCGTCGTGCGGCGCATGAGGACGTGGGCCGCCGTCCACGCGGTCGACGACCTGTACCAGGGGCTCGTGCCCGCGGCCGTCCCGTACTTCGTCCTCGAACGCGGCTACAGCTACGCCGCCGCGGGCGGGCTCACCCTCGCGGCGACGCTGGGGAGCGCGCTGCCGCAGCCGCTGATCGGCCTCGCGGTGGACCGGTTCCGGCTGCCGCGACTGGCCGCGGGCGGCGTGCTGCTCGCCGGCGCGGGCTTCGCGCTCGCCGGGCCCGCCGGGCCGTACCCGCTGGTCATCGCGCTGCTCCTGCTGTCGGGGCTCGGGACGGCGATGTTCCATCCGGCCGCCGGGAAGGCCGCCCGGGACGCGGCCGGGGACAGCGTCACCGGCATGAGCGTGTTCGCGGCGGGCGGCACCGTCGGGTTCTTCCTCGCGCCCGTGCTGGCCGTGCCCGTGCTGGCCTCGTGGGGGCTCGGCGGCACGGTGGTGTTCCTGCCACCGGCCGTCCTGGCGGCGTTCGTCCTGGTCAGGAACGCGCGACGGCCGGAGCGCGGACGGGGCGCGGCGGCCGGAGGGCGCGACCGGTGGGGGCCGTTCGCGACCCTGACGGCGATCACGGTCGTGCGGTCCGCGGTGTTCTCGGCCGTCGCGACGTTCATCGGCCTGTACTGGATCGGGCACCTGGACGGCTCCCCGGCGCTCGCCGGGACGGCGCTGGCGTGCTTCCTCGGCGGCGGCGTCGCGGGGACGGTCGCGGGCGGGCGCCTCGCCGACCGGGTGGGCCTCGTCCGGACGATCCAGATCGGCGCGGCACTCGCCGTCCCGATGCTCGCGGGCCTGCGGCTCGCCCCCGGCCCGTACGCGCCGCTGGCGTTCGCCGTCCTGGCAGGGCTCGCGGTGAACGTACCGTTCGCCGTGCTGGTCCGGCTCGGGCAGGACTACCTGCCGGGGCGGCCCGGCACCGCGGCGGGCATGACGCTCGGCCTCGGCGTCAGCGTCGGCGGCCTGCTCACGCCGCTGTTCGGCCTGGCCGCGGACGCGCACGGCACGCCGCTCGTGTTCACGCTGCTGTGCCTCGTCCCGCTCGCCGCGCTCACCCTCGGCCTCCTCCTGCCCGACAACCCCGAAGCTTCCATGTGA